The Planctomycetia bacterium region GCCAGTGGCACCAGTATGGCTGCTACGGAATGTGCCAGGATTAGTGCCAGCGCCACGCCGGCAGCACCCTGGCCGGGAACCAGAAACCAGGCAGACAGTAATGCTACCACAATCCATGCCATGTGAATGAACATGATGACTCGCGGCCTGAGAATCGTCAGTTGATTGACCGCGGGCTGTGAAATCATGTGAATCAGTGCCACCACCAGAAGGTAACTGGCAGGATAAACACCTTCCACAAAGTCCTTTCCGAAGAAGAAAGGCAGCAGCCAGGGAAGCAGTATCAACCCGACACAGGTGACAGGAATCATGTAGATCGCGGACAGCCAGGTATTGATCAGGACAACGCGGTTAACTCCGCCATACGGTTCGCCTCGCAAGCGTGTCATCAAACTGATGGTTGCCTGGTTCAAGAGGCTCGGAAGAACACCTGTGATGTTTCGGATGGAACTGGCAGCGTTGTAGTAGCCAACTTCACGGAACCCAAAAAAGGGATAAACCGAAAGTGCATAGTTCGCCATCCACACCACACCCTGCTGAAGTGCAAATCCCAGGGGCAGCAGTGAGGTTGCCATCAACTCTTCACGCGAGGCATAGCGAACGAGCAGTGCCATCATGGCAATCATCACCAAGTTGACCGCGGTACTGGTGCCCAGTTGTAACAGGCCAAAGCGTAACATTGGTTTCACCGGCACATCACTGGCGATGCGGGAAAACAGATTGACGTTAAAATGATGGTGCAACAACCAGAGAATCACAGTACACGCGCTGAGTGCCGACACAGCATGAGCGAATACCATCCAGCCCGGCCCCTCCATGGCAGCCCAGGGCATGAGCAACAACATGGTAATTCCGAAAATGGATGAAAGCATCACCAGGCCGCGGTAGTATGAAAGCCCCAGCATCAGGCCGCGTGCTGCATCAAGCATGACAAACATCGGTGCTGTGAAGACCGTTACCAGCAGCACACGAAAAAACAGAGGCTTGTTGTAAAACCAGTGAGCCAGCGGCCACACACAGATCAGCATTAACAACGAGGCAATCAGTGCTAACTGCACTGATAAATGAATAATGCGCAGGACAAACGCCTGATTTTGCGGATGCCCGACGGGATACTCTGCCGCAAACCGGGTAGCTACCATGCCAATACCAAGACTGGCCTGGCTAGCAAGAAAACCAGCAGTCTGCAGGGCCAGCCCGTATGCACCATAATTCTCTGCACCGGCAATGCGTGCAGAGAGAACATTTGCCAGAAACAGAAATCCGCGCTCCAGCAGCGTGGCAATGGCAATCAGGCTCGCGCCATGCAGCAGAAACGAGCGAATCGCCAGTCGTGCGGGAGTAGTGCGGTAAGAGTCAGGCAACACATACCTTTCAATGGCATTTCTTTACGGATTCATGATATGCATCAACATAGCAATGTACGCCAGTGCTGTACGGTTTCATCCCAGGAGGCCTGCATGCGATGCTTCCAGGCTGCTTCACGCAACGACGCATAAAAAGCATGATCATCAATTAGTTGCACAATCCATCTGGCAATGGTTTCTGCATCGTCATTCGGTGCAAACGCCTTGCCTGCATCGGCAAACATATGTTCCGGCGAACCGCCTACTGCAGTACCCATCA contains the following coding sequences:
- a CDS encoding oligosaccharide flippase family protein, whose translation is MLPDSYRTTPARLAIRSFLLHGASLIAIATLLERGFLFLANVLSARIAGAENYGAYGLALQTAGFLASQASLGIGMVATRFAAEYPVGHPQNQAFVLRIIHLSVQLALIASLLMLICVWPLAHWFYNKPLFFRVLLVTVFTAPMFVMLDAARGLMLGLSYYRGLVMLSSIFGITMLLLMPWAAMEGPGWMVFAHAVSALSACTVILWLLHHHFNVNLFSRIASDVPVKPMLRFGLLQLGTSTAVNLVMIAMMALLVRYASREELMATSLLPLGFALQQGVVWMANYALSVYPFFGFREVGYYNAASSIRNITGVLPSLLNQATISLMTRLRGEPYGGVNRVVLINTWLSAIYMIPVTCVGLILLPWLLPFFFGKDFVEGVYPASYLLVVALIHMISQPAVNQLTILRPRVIMFIHMAWIVVALLSAWFLVPGQGAAGVALALILAHSVAAILVPLA